In the Roseimicrobium gellanilyticum genome, one interval contains:
- a CDS encoding PSD1 and planctomycete cytochrome C domain-containing protein, producing the protein MKKTVFILSSLMPLPMATAAVDYAREVKPLLASACVQCHGAANPKGSLRLDTAAAIFKGGSDGPAVTPGKADQSLLLTVLRGAHDEIPQMPYKRNPLAPEQIAILQQWIAEGAQAPAQETPSEWSHWSFGVPKRDKTTGPEREHPIDHFINAALTKQGIEPSPRADATTLARRLSLDLTGLPPSLAVVEAFTNEFAKNPAWGVYAYTTFLLDSPHHGERWGRWWLDQARYADSNGYSIDAPRSIWPYRDWVVKALNRNMPFDQFTIEQLAGDLLPKPTVDQLVATGFHRNTQVNGEGGIDPEQFRIESVFDRVGTTGTVWLGLTIACAQCHDHKFDPVTQREFYALFAFFNNQEQDGHGGTKTSSVEIPDAKKDIPGLKREEADLKKKIEVMMPERLPAIAQWESKLTDGEKKKLKPDLRKVLVVPTEKRNAAHHRLLYAQFAFNDAEFKGLNDRLIDVEKELSTKTTSLTMRDLPQPRETRLFIKGDFTRPDAVVTPGTPHVLNPLNYTGSSQPTRLDLARWLVSRDNPLTARVIMNRVWQVYFGKGLVETENDFGTQSSAPTHPELLDWLACEFMDSGWDLKHMHLLIVTSETYQRSSKARKDLAIKDPTNRLLSHQNRLRMDAEMVRDTCLKATGLLNPKLGGAPVYPPQPEGAMNVGQIKRPWPTSTGPDRYRRGLYTFFFRASPHPALTVFDAPDSFTTCTRRIRSNTPLQALTMLNDPAYFEHAQAMAKVVDSQGVKTAFRLCVAREPTPKELATLSALDPLTAARVLLNLDETITRE; encoded by the coding sequence GTGAAGAAGACCGTTTTCATCCTCTCCAGCCTGATGCCGCTGCCCATGGCCACCGCCGCGGTGGACTACGCGCGGGAGGTGAAGCCGTTGCTGGCCAGCGCCTGCGTGCAATGCCATGGAGCCGCCAACCCGAAGGGCAGCCTGCGGCTCGACACGGCAGCAGCCATCTTCAAAGGAGGAAGTGATGGCCCTGCTGTGACTCCGGGAAAGGCAGACCAGAGTCTGCTGCTCACCGTGCTGCGCGGCGCCCACGACGAGATTCCGCAGATGCCCTACAAGCGGAACCCGCTGGCGCCGGAGCAGATCGCGATCCTCCAGCAGTGGATCGCGGAAGGCGCCCAAGCCCCGGCCCAGGAGACGCCAAGCGAATGGAGCCACTGGTCCTTTGGAGTGCCGAAGCGCGACAAGACAACGGGGCCTGAAAGAGAGCATCCCATCGATCACTTTATCAATGCCGCGCTCACGAAGCAGGGCATCGAACCTTCACCACGCGCCGATGCCACGACCCTGGCACGGCGGCTCTCGCTGGATCTCACCGGCCTGCCTCCCAGTCTCGCGGTGGTGGAAGCTTTCACCAACGAGTTCGCCAAAAATCCAGCTTGGGGCGTTTACGCCTATACGACCTTTCTCCTCGACTCACCGCACCACGGCGAGCGCTGGGGCCGTTGGTGGCTGGATCAGGCGCGCTATGCAGACAGCAATGGCTACAGCATCGATGCGCCCCGCAGCATCTGGCCCTATCGTGACTGGGTGGTGAAGGCGCTGAATAGGAACATGCCCTTTGATCAATTCACCATCGAGCAACTCGCAGGTGACCTCCTGCCCAAGCCCACCGTGGATCAGCTTGTGGCCACCGGCTTCCATCGCAATACCCAGGTGAATGGCGAAGGTGGCATCGACCCCGAGCAGTTCCGCATCGAGTCGGTGTTTGATCGCGTGGGCACCACGGGCACGGTGTGGCTTGGGCTCACCATCGCGTGCGCGCAGTGCCATGATCACAAGTTTGATCCGGTGACCCAGCGCGAGTTCTACGCGCTCTTTGCCTTCTTCAACAACCAGGAACAGGACGGCCACGGAGGGACCAAGACCTCCTCGGTGGAGATTCCCGATGCAAAGAAGGACATCCCCGGCCTGAAACGTGAAGAGGCAGACCTGAAAAAGAAAATCGAAGTGATGATGCCAGAGCGCCTCCCGGCCATCGCGCAGTGGGAATCAAAACTCACGGATGGAGAGAAGAAGAAGCTGAAGCCCGACCTGCGCAAGGTGCTCGTGGTACCCACAGAGAAGCGGAATGCCGCGCATCATCGCCTGCTCTATGCGCAATTCGCCTTCAACGATGCGGAGTTCAAGGGACTGAACGATCGCCTCATCGACGTGGAGAAGGAACTCTCCACGAAGACCACCTCCCTCACCATGCGTGACCTGCCACAGCCGCGGGAAACACGTCTCTTCATCAAGGGGGACTTCACACGGCCGGATGCCGTCGTGACGCCCGGCACGCCCCATGTTCTGAATCCCTTGAACTACACCGGCAGCAGTCAGCCCACCCGCCTCGATCTTGCCCGCTGGTTGGTCAGTCGTGACAATCCGCTCACCGCACGCGTGATCATGAACCGCGTATGGCAGGTGTATTTTGGCAAAGGACTGGTGGAAACGGAGAATGACTTCGGCACGCAAAGCAGTGCGCCCACGCACCCTGAGTTGCTCGACTGGCTCGCGTGTGAGTTCATGGACAGCGGCTGGGACCTGAAGCACATGCACCTGCTCATCGTCACAAGCGAGACCTACCAACGCAGCTCAAAAGCGCGGAAGGACCTGGCCATCAAGGATCCCACCAACCGCCTGCTCTCCCACCAGAACCGCCTGCGCATGGATGCGGAGATGGTGCGCGACACCTGCCTCAAGGCCACCGGTCTTCTTAACCCAAAACTCGGTGGCGCTCCGGTCTATCCACCGCAGCCGGAAGGCGCGATGAACGTGGGCCAGATCAAGCGCCCGTGGCCCACCAGCACCGGGCCGGATCGCTACCGCCGTGGCCTGTACACCTTCTTCTTCCGTGCGAGCCCGCATCCGGCGCTGACGGTGTTTGACGCGCCGGATTCCTTCACCACGTGCACGCGCCGCATTCGCAGCAACACACCGCTGCAGGCACTCACCATGCTGAATGACCCGGCTTACTTCGAGCACGCGCAGGCGATGGCGAAGGTGGTGGACAGCCAGGGTGTGAAAACTGCCTTCCGCCTGTGCGTGGCGCGCGAGCCCACTCCGAAAGAACTCGCCACCCTTTCCGCTCTTGATCCCCTCACCGCCGCGCGCGTGCTACTGAACCTGGATGAAACCATCACCCGCGAATGA
- a CDS encoding DUF1501 domain-containing protein, producing the protein MPSSNDISQLHAAQARLQAGTRRHFFSRCSMGLGSIALASMMAEQQAKAAPSPQDPLAPQRPHGAPRAKNVIYLFMAGGPSQLELFDYKPRLQELNGQPIPQSFIEGKRFAFMNSSHGVKLLGARREFKQHGQSGAWVSDLLPHTASVADDLCFVKSCATELFNHAPAKLFMNTGSGQFGRPSMGAWVTYGLGSESRDLPGFVVLQSGPRGPRGGAVNWASGFLPTTYQGVPLRGTGEPILNLTTPGGVSSASQRKTIDAIRDLNLSRLVETGDAEIQTRINSYEMAYRMQTSAPDLIDISGESKATLDMYGVDPSQPSFARNCLLARRLVERGTRFVQLYHTNWDSHGGPGETLEDDFPPRCREIDQGCAALIRDLKSRGLLEDTLVIWGGEFGRTPMGENRDKTGRNHHIDAFTMWFAGGGVKAGHTFGKSDELGFNAVEDRAHVHDLHATILHLLGIDHKKLTFRFQGRDFRLTDVHGKLLRGMLA; encoded by the coding sequence ATGCCTTCTTCGAATGACATCTCCCAGCTTCACGCGGCGCAGGCAAGACTGCAGGCCGGCACACGTCGTCATTTCTTCAGTCGCTGCTCGATGGGCTTGGGCTCCATCGCGCTTGCTTCAATGATGGCCGAGCAACAAGCCAAGGCCGCACCGTCACCGCAGGATCCCCTGGCGCCGCAGAGGCCGCATGGAGCGCCGCGCGCGAAGAACGTCATCTACCTCTTCATGGCGGGCGGGCCCTCGCAGCTGGAGCTCTTCGACTACAAGCCGCGGCTACAGGAGCTGAATGGCCAGCCCATTCCGCAGAGCTTCATCGAAGGGAAACGCTTCGCCTTCATGAACAGCAGCCATGGCGTGAAGCTGCTCGGCGCGCGTCGTGAGTTCAAGCAACACGGCCAGAGTGGCGCGTGGGTGAGCGATCTGCTGCCTCACACGGCGAGCGTGGCGGATGACCTCTGCTTTGTGAAATCCTGCGCCACGGAGCTCTTCAACCACGCACCGGCGAAGCTCTTCATGAACACGGGCAGCGGCCAGTTCGGTCGCCCCAGCATGGGCGCATGGGTGACGTATGGCCTCGGGAGTGAATCGCGCGATTTGCCCGGTTTCGTCGTGCTCCAGAGCGGCCCGCGTGGCCCGCGCGGTGGCGCGGTGAACTGGGCCAGTGGCTTCCTCCCCACGACCTATCAGGGCGTGCCGCTGCGCGGAACCGGAGAGCCCATCTTGAATCTCACCACACCCGGCGGTGTGAGCAGCGCGAGCCAGCGCAAGACCATCGATGCCATCCGCGATCTCAATCTCTCCCGCCTCGTGGAGACGGGCGATGCGGAAATCCAGACACGCATCAACTCCTACGAGATGGCGTACCGCATGCAGACGAGTGCGCCGGACCTGATCGACATCAGCGGTGAGAGCAAGGCCACGCTGGATATGTATGGCGTGGATCCCTCGCAACCCTCCTTCGCACGGAACTGCCTGCTGGCCCGCCGCCTTGTGGAGCGCGGGACCCGTTTCGTGCAGTTATACCATACAAACTGGGACAGCCATGGCGGCCCCGGCGAGACGCTGGAGGATGATTTCCCCCCTCGCTGCCGCGAAATTGACCAAGGCTGCGCTGCCCTCATCCGGGACCTGAAGTCCCGCGGCCTGCTGGAGGATACTCTCGTGATCTGGGGTGGCGAGTTCGGTCGCACGCCCATGGGTGAGAACCGGGACAAGACCGGGCGGAATCACCACATCGACGCCTTCACCATGTGGTTCGCAGGGGGTGGTGTGAAGGCGGGCCACACCTTCGGCAAGTCTGATGAGCTGGGCTTCAACGCTGTAGAGGACCGGGCGCATGTGCATGACCTGCACGCGACCATCCTCCACTTGCTGGGCATCGACCACAAGAAGCTGACCTTCCGCTTCCAGGGACGCGACTTCCGGCTCACGGATGTGCATGGAAAATTGCTACGTGGAATGCTCGCGTAA
- a CDS encoding glycosyltransferase family 4 protein has protein sequence MSRYHLAYIFERFPTFTQTFCVREILELERMGVRPLIFSIHDTRDEKVRHYPEELLQRVHFLPPEEELIAKVLKWKEANELPQSVVLTLRHWGDRPDKNRVYEAAYISHVLTQLGSAAPSHTHSHFAGMGARTCWWLRKFHGTSFSFTAHANDIFCCGETQIPPLSSLFREASLVVTVSDYTARKLKEEFPIDAPRVQRVYNGLDLQPFVDARAGADRTKAAGGILSVGRLIEKKGYDDLITACGLLRDRDIPFHCRIVGEGPLEDELKSQISNLKLTDRVTLTGPLGMTEIIRLLAEETQVFALACKTEKDGGKDNLPTVLMEAMAASLPCVSTRLAGVPEMVVDGVTGLLCDEKQPAAFADHLVTLLQDPLRCEQMGKAGLTHARKHFAKEETSVNLLDAFAERASLRFDLTLAQKYGLLTSFASRTMRGDAQLRHHAAKARDKSFDLARFMDCT, from the coding sequence ATGTCGAGATACCACCTCGCTTACATCTTCGAGAGATTCCCCACGTTTACCCAGACGTTTTGCGTGAGGGAGATTTTGGAGTTGGAGCGCATGGGGGTGCGGCCGCTGATCTTTTCCATCCATGACACACGGGATGAAAAGGTGCGTCACTACCCGGAGGAGCTGTTGCAGCGGGTGCACTTCCTTCCTCCTGAGGAAGAACTGATCGCGAAGGTGCTCAAGTGGAAGGAGGCCAACGAGCTGCCGCAGAGCGTGGTGCTCACGCTGCGGCACTGGGGCGACCGGCCCGACAAGAATCGCGTGTATGAGGCCGCGTACATCAGCCACGTGCTCACCCAGCTGGGGAGCGCTGCGCCGAGCCACACCCATTCCCACTTCGCCGGCATGGGCGCCCGCACCTGCTGGTGGCTGCGCAAATTTCACGGCACAAGCTTCAGCTTCACCGCGCATGCGAATGACATCTTCTGCTGTGGCGAGACCCAGATCCCACCCCTCTCCTCGCTCTTCCGTGAAGCCAGTCTCGTGGTCACGGTAAGCGACTACACGGCGCGCAAGCTGAAGGAGGAATTCCCCATCGACGCCCCACGCGTCCAACGCGTGTACAATGGGCTGGACCTGCAGCCTTTCGTGGATGCCCGGGCCGGGGCTGACCGCACGAAGGCAGCCGGTGGCATCTTGAGCGTCGGGCGCCTCATCGAGAAGAAGGGATATGACGATCTGATCACCGCGTGCGGCCTATTGCGTGATCGTGACATCCCCTTCCACTGCCGCATCGTTGGCGAAGGTCCTCTTGAAGACGAACTCAAATCCCAAATCTCAAATCTCAAATTGACCGACAGGGTCACGCTCACCGGTCCCCTGGGCATGACAGAGATCATCCGTCTGCTCGCAGAGGAGACCCAGGTCTTCGCGCTCGCCTGCAAGACCGAGAAGGATGGTGGCAAAGACAACCTGCCCACCGTGCTCATGGAGGCGATGGCAGCCAGCCTGCCCTGCGTGTCCACGCGTCTCGCCGGCGTGCCGGAGATGGTGGTGGATGGTGTGACCGGATTGCTTTGCGACGAGAAACAGCCTGCAGCCTTTGCAGATCATCTCGTGACGCTGTTGCAGGATCCCTTGAGGTGCGAACAGATGGGCAAGGCCGGTCTGACCCATGCGCGAAAGCACTTCGCGAAGGAAGAGACGTCCGTGAACCTGCTGGATGCCTTTGCCGAGCGCGCCAGCCTGCGCTTCGATCTCACCCTCGCGCAGAAGTACGGCCTGCTGACCAGCTTCGCCTCACGCACCATGCGTGGCGATGCCCAGCTGCGGCACCATGCGGCGAAGGCACGCGACAAGAGCTTCGATCTGGCCCGCTTCATGGATTGCACTTAG
- a CDS encoding aminotransferase class I/II-fold pyridoxal phosphate-dependent enzyme, translating to MRTDASMDNDTSHNLTHASQEALEHLQQQGLRRSLRRVLSTSGAEIALPQRDSVINFSSNDYLGLATSEALKEAMREGVDRFGVGSGASRLVCGNYAPHEDLEAALASYKGAEAALAFTSGYATAVGTIPALVGPGDVVILDKLSHASLIDAAKLSGATIRIFPHNHLGKLERLLAGAREKGGASTRVLVVTESIFSMDGDAAPLAEIIALKEKHGAWLLVDEAHAVGVLGPQGRGLVASLGLEKQVELQMGTLSKAIGVSGGYVATSSAVRDLLINRARSLIYSTAPPPAVAWTAKHAISLLQSAEGEARREKLWANKRLLLSLLGGTFTAQTNALPAAILPIIIGDEEAAVQTSAALLEAGHLIPAIRYPTVSRGAARLRLTLSAIHEAGQIEALVACLRRMVPQLGIATHGA from the coding sequence ATGCGTACGGACGCCAGCATGGACAACGACACTTCCCACAATCTCACCCACGCTTCGCAGGAAGCGCTGGAGCATTTGCAGCAGCAGGGGCTGCGGCGGTCATTGCGCCGCGTGCTCTCCACCAGTGGTGCGGAGATTGCGTTGCCCCAACGTGACAGCGTCATCAATTTCTCCTCCAACGACTACCTCGGTCTTGCCACCAGTGAGGCACTCAAAGAAGCGATGCGCGAAGGCGTCGATCGTTTCGGTGTGGGTTCCGGCGCTTCACGATTGGTCTGCGGCAATTATGCGCCACATGAAGATCTGGAAGCTGCGCTCGCGTCCTACAAAGGCGCCGAGGCGGCACTGGCTTTCACCAGCGGATATGCCACTGCAGTGGGTACCATTCCCGCGCTGGTCGGTCCGGGTGATGTGGTGATCCTGGACAAGCTCAGCCATGCGTCGCTCATTGATGCGGCGAAGTTGAGCGGCGCGACCATCCGCATCTTTCCGCACAATCATCTCGGAAAGCTGGAGCGATTGCTCGCGGGTGCGCGTGAGAAAGGCGGCGCGTCCACTCGTGTGCTCGTGGTCACCGAGTCCATTTTCAGCATGGATGGTGACGCGGCGCCGCTCGCGGAGATCATCGCGCTCAAAGAAAAGCACGGCGCGTGGTTGCTCGTCGATGAAGCGCATGCCGTGGGTGTGCTGGGCCCGCAGGGTCGGGGTCTGGTGGCATCACTGGGTCTTGAGAAGCAGGTGGAGCTGCAGATGGGCACGCTCAGCAAGGCCATCGGTGTGAGTGGTGGTTATGTGGCCACCTCCAGCGCGGTGCGTGATCTGCTCATCAATCGCGCACGCAGCCTCATCTATTCCACCGCTCCACCACCTGCCGTGGCATGGACCGCGAAGCACGCCATCTCACTCCTGCAAAGTGCGGAAGGCGAGGCGAGGCGCGAAAAGCTGTGGGCGAACAAACGCCTGCTGCTCTCTCTTCTTGGTGGGACGTTCACGGCGCAAACCAATGCACTTCCCGCTGCCATCCTGCCCATCATCATCGGCGATGAGGAGGCTGCCGTGCAGACCAGTGCGGCGCTGTTGGAGGCGGGCCATCTCATACCCGCCATTCGTTATCCCACCGTGTCACGTGGTGCCGCGCGACTGCGGCTCACGCTAAGTGCAATCCATGAAGCGGGCCAGATCGAAGCTCTTGTCGCGTGCCTTCGCCGCATGGTGCCGCAGCTGGGCATCGCCACGCATGGTGCGTGA
- a CDS encoding alpha/beta hydrolase yields the protein MVSAQDSAKPKPKSNNAKSQAQQQAKIQGPQPTEKKVYKEAGDTKLELWIWKPEGWKAEDKRGAVVFYHGGGWRNGSPMAFSRQSAELAKLGMVAISVQYRLTSQSGVTIPDCVKDARSAFRWVRSHATELGIDPTKIAAGGGSAGGHLAATLATLDEVNDAKDDLSVSTKPAALLLFNPAVKLDFRRATEVTATKQEELLKVSPYHHLKAGHPPTIIFHGDADNTVPIDTVQAYAAKVKELGGTCVMEVSPGDSHGYFNREPAYTKTLEKSISFLREQGLLAKE from the coding sequence ATGGTGTCTGCGCAAGACTCCGCCAAGCCAAAGCCCAAGTCCAACAACGCCAAATCGCAGGCGCAGCAACAAGCAAAGATCCAAGGACCGCAGCCTACGGAGAAGAAGGTCTACAAGGAAGCCGGTGACACGAAGCTGGAACTCTGGATCTGGAAACCCGAGGGTTGGAAGGCGGAGGACAAACGTGGTGCAGTCGTCTTCTACCATGGCGGTGGCTGGCGCAATGGCAGCCCGATGGCGTTTTCACGCCAGAGTGCGGAGCTGGCGAAGCTCGGCATGGTGGCCATCTCCGTGCAGTACCGCCTGACCTCGCAATCCGGTGTGACTATCCCAGACTGCGTGAAGGACGCGCGCTCTGCCTTCCGCTGGGTGCGCAGCCATGCAACGGAGCTGGGCATTGATCCCACGAAGATCGCCGCCGGTGGTGGTTCGGCTGGTGGCCATCTCGCGGCCACGCTCGCAACGTTGGACGAAGTGAACGATGCCAAGGACGATCTGAGCGTGAGCACGAAGCCAGCGGCCTTGTTGCTGTTCAATCCCGCGGTGAAGCTCGACTTCCGCCGCGCCACGGAAGTGACGGCCACGAAGCAGGAGGAGCTCTTGAAGGTGAGTCCGTATCATCATCTCAAGGCAGGTCATCCGCCGACCATCATCTTCCATGGTGATGCAGACAACACAGTGCCCATCGACACAGTCCAGGCATATGCGGCGAAGGTGAAAGAGCTTGGTGGAACGTGTGTGATGGAAGTTTCTCCTGGGGATTCCCACGGTTACTTCAACCGGGAGCCTGCATATACAAAGACACTGGAGAAGAGCATCAGCTTTCTGAGAGAGCAGGGGTTGTTGGCGAAGGAGTGA
- a CDS encoding acyloxyacyl hydrolase: protein MRKTVYHRRMLKLKPLVLTPLLSLCLAVSAAVAGPVDKSLPTVTPVPYDPLLHHEIDFETGALWRVGHNGTPLDYTILPQIITWKSPEAFGWNVGSGRLGFRHRISLLLEPIVEGPEDYYFGIAGSGTLEWWNAPRDFSLFFAAGGGVGWMDSKGYEVEGAQGQDLNFNWFLYSGARFMVAERCSVALGLYYQHVSNLDQDDVNPGIDALGPMLSFGWHF, encoded by the coding sequence TTGAGAAAAACGGTTTACCATCGCCGCATGCTGAAGCTCAAGCCGCTGGTGCTGACCCCGCTCCTTTCGTTGTGTCTCGCGGTCTCGGCTGCAGTCGCCGGACCGGTGGATAAGTCGCTGCCGACCGTCACCCCGGTACCCTACGACCCGCTCCTGCATCACGAAATCGATTTCGAAACGGGGGCGCTCTGGCGCGTGGGGCACAACGGCACCCCGCTGGACTACACCATCCTGCCGCAAATCATCACGTGGAAGTCACCGGAGGCTTTTGGCTGGAATGTGGGCAGCGGTCGCCTAGGTTTCCGCCACCGCATTTCGCTGCTGCTGGAGCCTATTGTGGAAGGTCCGGAGGACTACTACTTCGGCATCGCCGGTTCCGGCACCCTGGAATGGTGGAATGCCCCGCGCGATTTCTCCCTGTTCTTCGCCGCCGGCGGTGGTGTGGGCTGGATGGACAGCAAGGGCTATGAAGTGGAAGGCGCCCAGGGCCAGGACTTGAACTTCAACTGGTTCCTTTACTCCGGCGCCCGGTTCATGGTGGCGGAACGCTGCAGCGTGGCCCTCGGCCTCTATTACCAGCACGTCTCCAACTTGGATCAAGACGACGTGAATCCCGGCATCGACGCTCTCGGCCCGATGCTGAGCTTTGGATGGCATTTCTAA
- a CDS encoding tRNA (cytidine(34)-2'-O)-methyltransferase — protein sequence MLHIVLYQPEIPHNTGAVGRLCLATGARLHLIKPLGFSIDDRQLKRAGLDYWKEVDVHVWDTLEDLRASAATGVPWFYFTTKTQQSYWDATFPAECYLVFGPETRGLPESLLEANKDTCLRIPMEGTRSLNLATSVGIVLYEALRQNRG from the coding sequence ATGCTCCACATCGTCCTCTACCAGCCTGAGATCCCGCACAACACCGGAGCGGTGGGGCGGCTGTGTCTGGCGACGGGCGCGAGGCTGCATCTCATCAAGCCGCTGGGCTTCAGCATTGATGATCGGCAGTTGAAGCGCGCCGGGCTGGACTATTGGAAGGAAGTGGATGTGCACGTGTGGGACACGCTGGAGGATCTGCGTGCGAGCGCCGCAACTGGAGTGCCGTGGTTTTATTTCACCACGAAGACGCAGCAGAGCTATTGGGACGCGACGTTTCCGGCGGAGTGTTATCTGGTGTTTGGGCCGGAGACGCGCGGGTTGCCCGAGTCCCTGTTGGAGGCGAACAAGGACACGTGCCTGCGCATTCCCATGGAGGGCACGCGCAGCCTGAATCTGGCCACCTCTGTGGGCATCGTGCTCTATGAGGCGCTGCGGCAGAATCGTGGGTGA
- a CDS encoding SGNH/GDSL hydrolase family protein: MKRSFLLTLATAALLAHPVTAQEGRSLAAPSPSAAPAKKPAVPATPAGLGLKDGDRFIFVGDSITHACLYTQYVENYFYTRYPNMRLAFRNAGVSGDRARDVLNRFDEDIAAFKPTVATVLLGMNDGSYKDFDKPTFDTYAKDMSELLDRLKAINCRVIVMSPTMFDHQAWDVRIKEKPEYAKGRVVTGYNAVLAYYGKWLQETAWQRNLQFVDLFGPLNLFTAQQRRFDPNFTLIQDAIHPGPDGNFIMAYTLLKQTGEAGPILSAGVRVVNGQWQPINPAVVSEVKGNPTRSVSYTVKPKALPWVQQAEAPLGMKLTKAGHTASQESYVASGLISGRYDLHINGKLVGTWDERALSVHAEVEEDPDSPTYQQSLKVVALNKKRNDEAVRPMRNLWGKQKGMFNKRESDKVAYDAWQTEFQTKRKELDDLAAKYEAEIYQINKVKELKVEIMPTPRPAAPAKAAQQPAAKPAEAKKAA; the protein is encoded by the coding sequence ATGAAACGCTCATTCCTTCTCACCCTGGCCACGGCGGCGCTGCTCGCGCATCCGGTCACTGCCCAGGAGGGCCGGTCACTCGCTGCCCCCTCACCTTCCGCCGCTCCAGCGAAAAAGCCCGCCGTACCTGCCACCCCTGCGGGTCTTGGATTGAAGGATGGCGATCGTTTCATCTTCGTGGGCGACTCCATCACCCATGCGTGTCTCTACACGCAGTACGTGGAAAACTATTTTTACACCCGCTACCCGAACATGCGCCTCGCGTTCCGTAACGCGGGTGTGAGTGGCGACCGCGCCAGGGATGTGCTGAACCGCTTCGACGAAGACATCGCCGCCTTCAAGCCGACCGTGGCCACGGTGCTGCTGGGCATGAACGACGGCAGCTACAAGGATTTCGACAAGCCCACCTTCGACACCTACGCGAAGGACATGAGCGAGCTGCTGGATCGCCTCAAGGCCATCAACTGCCGTGTGATTGTGATGAGCCCCACCATGTTCGACCACCAGGCGTGGGACGTCCGCATCAAGGAGAAACCGGAGTATGCGAAAGGCCGGGTGGTTACTGGCTACAACGCCGTGCTCGCTTACTATGGCAAGTGGCTGCAGGAAACGGCCTGGCAGCGCAACCTGCAGTTCGTGGATCTCTTTGGACCGCTGAACCTGTTCACCGCGCAGCAGCGTCGCTTCGACCCGAACTTCACGCTCATCCAGGATGCCATCCATCCCGGACCGGATGGCAATTTCATCATGGCGTATACGCTTCTGAAGCAGACCGGTGAAGCCGGGCCCATCTTGAGTGCCGGTGTGCGTGTGGTGAATGGCCAGTGGCAGCCCATCAATCCCGCCGTGGTCTCGGAGGTGAAGGGCAATCCCACCCGCTCCGTGAGCTACACCGTGAAGCCGAAGGCGCTCCCGTGGGTGCAGCAGGCTGAGGCACCACTCGGCATGAAGCTCACCAAAGCGGGACACACTGCCTCGCAGGAGTCCTATGTGGCTTCTGGTCTCATCAGCGGCCGCTATGATCTGCACATCAATGGCAAGCTGGTGGGCACCTGGGATGAGCGTGCGCTCTCCGTGCATGCCGAGGTGGAGGAGGATCCCGATTCCCCCACGTATCAGCAGTCCCTGAAGGTCGTGGCGCTCAACAAGAAGCGGAATGACGAAGCCGTGCGCCCGATGCGCAACCTGTGGGGCAAGCAGAAGGGCATGTTCAACAAGCGTGAATCGGACAAGGTGGCGTATGATGCGTGGCAGACCGAGTTCCAGACGAAGCGCAAGGAGCTGGATGACCTCGCCGCGAAGTACGAGGCGGAGATCTACCAGATCAACAAGGTGAAGGAACTCAAGGTGGAGATCATGCCCACGCCGCGTCCTGCGGCTCCTGCCAAGGCGGCGCAGCAACCGGCCGCGAAGCCCGCGGAGGCGAAGAAGGCAGCCTAG
- a CDS encoding 3-keto-disaccharide hydrolase, translating into MYSRRLFLSAALGLCTLALSTTVSRAADEGFTPLFDGKSFAGWKADTTKGYEVKDGVLICTPQGKHLISEKAYGDFHLKFDFKLSQGANNGMGIRCDLPKDGKAPAPHLNGMEIQLIDANVPKHEKIKEWQHHGSIYGVLPAKHEGMKPIGEWNTQEIVAQGTKIKVILNGVTIVDADLSKLKPIDGHEHPGMLNASGHLIICGHNDHVEFRNLAIKNL; encoded by the coding sequence ATGTACTCGCGCCGCCTCTTCCTCTCCGCCGCCCTCGGTCTTTGCACCCTCGCCCTTTCCACCACGGTCTCCCGTGCCGCAGATGAGGGCTTCACTCCGCTCTTCGACGGCAAGTCCTTCGCGGGCTGGAAGGCGGACACCACCAAGGGCTACGAGGTGAAGGATGGCGTCCTCATCTGTACGCCGCAGGGCAAGCATCTCATCAGCGAGAAGGCCTATGGCGACTTCCACCTGAAGTTCGACTTCAAGCTCAGCCAGGGTGCGAACAACGGCATGGGCATCCGCTGTGATCTGCCCAAGGATGGCAAGGCTCCCGCGCCGCACCTCAATGGCATGGAGATCCAGCTCATCGATGCCAACGTGCCCAAGCATGAGAAGATCAAGGAATGGCAACACCACGGCAGCATTTACGGCGTGCTGCCCGCCAAGCACGAAGGCATGAAGCCCATCGGCGAGTGGAACACGCAGGAAATCGTCGCCCAAGGCACCAAGATCAAAGTCATCCTCAATGGCGTGACAATTGTGGATGCCGACCTCAGCAAGCTGAAGCCCATTGATGGCCACGAGCATCCTGGCATGCTGAATGCCAGCGGCCATCTCATCATCTGCGGCCACAACGATCACGTGGAATTCCGCAATCTCGCGATCAAGAACCTGTAG